From Malaya genurostris strain Urasoe2022 chromosome 2, Malgen_1.1, whole genome shotgun sequence:
aacaaacattgtcatagttacgacgtatgtagcgattcgacgcttgttattttgtttcaaataataattgtactgcaactgacggtgaaccgattTCTTCGAGGGGTTCTATTtaaatggtatatgaaaaatcatagactattccatcttgagtttatctttgcttaCACGTACAttggaagtgtcattactaaatagTAATGTCACTTGTAATGCTTGGAACAGTCAATCTAAaacgaaatgtagaggcgctgcttgtttagagatgatacattCAGCAAGAACTGTCAAATACCTTCACGGCATTTTGACTACCTGGGCAGTCATGGGCAAAATTGTTTCAGTGAcggctgtcaaatccaatttggcaaaacatagtcgcctgtatcttagGCTGTGAACTATTTTGCGGTTAAATCGATGTAGTCAAAAAATTGTTGGTATttctgacagatcgatggttattttccgacactgaaaatatattaattaattaatattaatattaattctttagttgaaattatttccagtggaaaataaactcaaataactttccgtccgtcaaatttaactaatcgacataaaataaccactcatgtgtcagatttcaaccaaaagttcaaattaatcgcgaaatggttcacagccttagttaGCCGCCcccgtgaacgaccaaaatggttaaatccggggtaaaataaattatataaaaaaactaGTCATCCGAGtgttttcatcttttcaccttcgctgaaaatgtcaaagatttcgatcGGTATGACAAACGTCTGACAGCCACGTCTACCTTAGATATCCTGATGGATACGGTTATCTCATTTGAGGTGTATGTTTGGTAGCGCTGAGGCTGCCAGACGCCAGAATGTTTGCCAGCCACATTTTACTCGCTGGCAGGCGTGATCCAGCCGTATGACAGCCAAGcctacccagtgaaatttgtcgacccgcataagtccgattatcggaccgattgagcacgatatggggccgatcgtagcgccaaatacaaattataatacggaacacTTCGTCAAATTTTCGAGGACACATTTTACAatatgcggtacactgtcaaggGTACACTGTTAgactgacaatgtactttatcgTATTTCCATAAAACTAGCAACGCTGAATGGTAAAAATCAGTTCACCATAGTAACTGTTTATTACAATGAAAAGTACGAAAACAAGCGAATCGGTTACCACCCGAGAGTGGGACATTTCAGCGGTACGCCGTGTTGGTCGTTCGAATGTTTTAGTGATATCCTTTAgggaaattgagtgcgcatcgcATAGTGtgatggagcaaaatacaaacagttcaatttgaaaattttggatttattATGTCTTATGATGCATTTGATGAGTGAGTATTTCCGAATTTCAAAAAGCATTCACATTAGAttttaaataattgtttttattgTATGCAGATTTAGCTGCCTCGAAGGTTGCGATCAATTTAACGCAGGAATCGCTTGTTTGTGCGAAGTCCAGTTTTTCGGAACCACCTCTACCGGCGTTTGTAGCGAAGAAGACTTTTACACATCCGCCGCTGGAACCGTTTTTCGTAGAGATCATTTGTCAGTGTCGGAATCAGATTCTGACAACATGTCAAATATTAAAATTTCTCAGATTGATAATACTGTTATGTAAGTTATGTGACGCTTGTGAATTTTGACGGCCTAAAAGATTTACTCATTTTGAATTTCGATTAGGACACTCGGTGGTCGAATAGCCAACGGACCGGCGGATGCCACGCATCTtataatgacacgagtaacatTGGTTAGTGTTCGATACTGCTTATCTAGGATATGGATTACTAAAAGTGTCGGGGCATGGTTTTACCTATGTGAAGGATGTGGATGATACCTTTTAGTGTAAACCGTACAATGTTCTCAAATCAACCAAccggaatttttcttcaattctcTTCAGGTGAAGCTATCCATTCGGAATGTAATATAAATAATTTAACTGAGTGAGAGAATTGTAGGAAAAACAGCATGTTCAGCCAAGAAGATCCGGAAAACGAAGCTAGAGAAACCCGGAATACATCGTGATTATAAGTTGTACGGAATGTCAAATCTTTATACAaccatttattgaaaaaaaattgtaacatgCATACCTTGCTACTTCACTAAGCGTTTGTTTCGTAATATATACATTGATGGCGGGCGAACGAAAGTATTCTAAGTTATTTACGTTCACTGATCCTATCAacataaatgaaataaaatgtttaaagcgataacacagactaacagacatgacagtatgagtaatttcttataaaaataatttttcgtgatgcactagttccacctatattgtactgcgcgaactatttactatctgtacaccccttgtgtaatgtaaaggtttttttttactagtatgtttcccctcgtttgtcaacaccgatcagctgcttgcaggattgcttgatttcatcaaaatttttgaaaataaatcgtcacaatatattattggattatgttgataatatatttaactttttcgcgatgttagaaggtaaccatttatttgactcaacgttgttcatctagactattttttattgtgttggtagttttcacccgaaattaagtggcggcagaccagaagcaagtaaatattgcaaCAAAGCGGGTTCGATTTAGTATTGCGtttgaggatgagaagtagacaaaattatgtatatagttttggcaatatgtattaaatctatatcctgcatgaaattcacatggacgtatacaaatcaaaacattacaggtaattctgtatgaatggcaactctgttggtaaatgaaaaaaaataaacagtctagatgacagacgggatgtttttgatagggttacgtggcgccatcatgacacatgtgagtactgtcccaaataaaggaatattcaaaatgaccgttaaaatgattgaagaatctaatttgagtgtcctgtctgttagtctgtggcgaTAATATGTTTGCGTAGTACATAAATCTTCCGAAATACGTTGCAAATGAATTTATTAGCAAATATAGAATTTACTCCGGAACTGTTTCATTAACTTCGAAACTCTTGTGATTATCGATCAGTATAAATAAAAAGACTACAGACTATCTAGCATGGCAAAACATACGGCGTCATAATCCTTTAAATTCGCTTTAATTAGTAGTCTGCCATGTTACGATGGAATTACGTGATTGTCGATGTTGAAAACTTTTCAATTGCTAAATACTGTTATTCAGAATGTAATATACGgcatcagaaaaacaacaaacaacttaGTCTCATATCGTAGCAACGTCGATGTTGCGTTGCCAGATATGTTTTATTCCTACCATTTTAACCTGTCTGTTTGAAACCAAGGGATGGGCTAGGCCAACTTATGTGTTAGGTGAACCAAAAACATTCGATgcatttgtatgggacttaggggtattattatttgtatttggtagcgcttcgatcggcccgcgTCGACCTAAACAagttttatgtttacattatgtatcgctataggaacagagcgaaggaacatcgaacaaggcattttcgagccgacgtctcccgGATAGGGTATGAaatacattcttttgtttcgatcatagaggcttcaaccttaaggtcattcgcctcttagggccagaaaaactctggccctattataggagttggaaatccaaccccaatatatcccatcccctgagtatcagacatccgctctctgctttggtatttcttcactcttttgttctaccgatacactatgtaagctcgaaacgcaatcaaaagctttcttgcacgatgcgcccgatgttcggatttactgggtatgCGGGTAGCGGGCACACACGAGAATTATTACCTAGTAGATTTTGTCAGCCCACATCGGTTcgatcatcggcccgattatcAGACCGATTGATCACGATATCGACCCGATCGTAGCGCTGCAATCGGGCCGCCATCGGACAATTGTGCATCATTTGCATCAACCACGTCAACCTGAAAAAGCTTTATGCCTACATTATGTATCACTAGCGCAAAAGAGTGAAGAGATACCAAACGAGGCATTTTTGACCCAACGTAACCGCGATAGTGTGACATCGGGCacttaatttttgttttatttgtagAAGCTTCAACCTTAAGGCTATTCGTTTTTTCGGGTCAAAAAAACTGAATGGCAATCGAACCCCGCGCTATACCCGTCGCGTCAACATTCTTCTTGTTTTGGTATGtagtcactcttttgttctaacgATACACAAAGTAAGCTTTAATCGAATACAAATAtttctatttgtttttatcttgttcgaaacgcaatcaaaagtgtTCATGTAccatgcgtccgatgttcgaatttactgggtaaagtacgattcagacggtccggcttcttccgtcaccgtcaccggaacgtcaacgtccgtcaccgtcattctgattcacacgatccggtttcctatccgtgtccgtcatgtcattttcttacacgcagaatttgaagaacttagtttcgcacaattttattccactaatacaaaatctgggagcttttgaagccaatcgatctgtagttttcctaccttttaatcgaataaataactttcaaaattaacatgaaagaggaaaaaaacaaaacaatcagttccacacaacaacgtaacgtacgttgcaaatctactgataagttcaactacttatatgtggtatatttcgtttaagagtggggtcttgacaccgaatacatacataacaaacgtcagctcaataccgtaatcatatgaatcgtgcatgtgtgcgataatcacagtccgtcaaatattctttcggagaaatgttgacggagcttgccgttgacggacgttgacgttccggatctctgctgaATCGTGTGAATGTGCAAaggaaaactcatttgactaattttgacggaggctggcgttccggtgacggtgacggaagaagccggatcatctgaatcgtacataattcTTCTATTGGGTACGAACgatttatttgattaaaatagtgacaaaaggaaaattggtttaatatagcaaacattgttgcttgaaacaacACATCTGATTTTTCTCGGTGGATTAGTtagtttcaataaatattttgataatacCAACAAACATTTTACTACTTTTTATtcctgcgttcctgtcaatttcgtgacaaacaatttcatagtaaattcAACTTGCCAAATCAACTTAAAATGAGCTAATTTTGGATAAAGGTTATTTTTATagtgctttgaatttataaacttggcagttgaaataaatgataagacATTAACTTAAAATGATTAGTATTTCTacttacgcttttgtttgttaaaattattcattttgttttatttttacgaataaaatgatttctttccaaataatttgaaagaatGTTTTTGGTACATTTTTCTTCTTTACATCTATATTCCACACATTTATAATAATTATTTACATGCCACAATCAATCCAGTATTATTTTTGATAGTTACCAATGATTCGGTGCCCTTCCAGTAAAGACAGTCataacctgcatcaaatataGGCTGTGAAGAAAACGTGTTATTGCAGTTTCTAATATTAATTATAAATACTTACGCTTGGATTGTTGAAAAGTCCATTGGAAAATATataaactgataaaaattttcttttaaacatataaaataCTTTTCTGTTCATTCACGATTGAAGAAATAGTTGTGGTTTAAAACAAATACGACTAATACGgtttttttgaacaataaactttgttgtgccattacacaaataagacaacagataaaacaaatcaattttgttATTAACATAAAGATAAGACAGAATTGAATCAACATAAATATTGCCAATAAAATCAACTATACTTTTATTGATGCCCGATATATAGAtgaattatttcaacaataaaattagctgtaacaattgtttttttcgtttagcaagatcaaaatatttattcaaattgaacagagatctttgttgatgttgaagggagaaaatggtttgaaacaatcttattctagcttgaaattaacatgaatcAGATTTAAAAATCTACCAACTGGTGTGTTATCTTAAACAAGcttcatttctctgcgtgtagataGTTCTTAATActacacgctcgttcaatgttactctaaagtgagtacaatttcactcactatatagtgagtaaagcttgtttactcactttttaataaatatctaagacaagacctgacatctgggggggctgcttttgttccaaattgaaccagtttctgattggctgattttgatgttgctacctgcacattgtgaaaagaaaaaacttttgcagggtacgcgagcaatgatgccaagtataaagaaaatcagaaaacaagtttattaaaatgtataattttagctcaccaatgaaaatgaaaatttttggagaatgtttcactttttttcaatctcattggtaataaatatttatagtggcagcactgtgtaattaaagtagacatcaagccattttttctttttagtgaattaaagtgtaaccaaaaaagatttgttaaattagtgtaaactcgaaagtgtgttcaattttacgagaaaaatgaactgttgtgttccacactgtggtcgcactaagcatttctttccaaacctgactttttccggtttccaaaagatccggtaatacgccaacaatggattcgattttgcgttcaacatgagatatttcgtgttttgtcatcagtcattaattgtttttaaacattaatatataataaagaaatgcattcaccaaaacatttttcatgttcattTCAAAGCAAAAACctaaaatctaaaaatttgaatgtaatatttttttcctttcatagttaataaaaaatctgtagccgatacgttggtatttattccacagggcgaaaatgacgtgaAGAATGATtcagaaggaagaataagaagccagttgtcaggtcttgtcttagataaATATGATATttcgacagtcccacgacaaaagggcctaactgcaaatgacagtttctctttgtttacttttgcctTCACGATTTACCGCACTGCTTTTATATTTGATGCCTTATTCatagcaaaactttcaaggtaaaaccacaagctttcgattgatATTGGAAACTTTGGATAAATTGCAGTAATGGCTCTGTAATaaccaaaagagaaagtaaacaaagagaggctctcatttgcagttaggcccttttgtcgtgggactatcgatttgtCAATTTCTGAGTAACatcagcggcccttacacgatcattaaaagtgtcattactaaaaagtaatgacacttctaatgatcgtgtaaggtctacgagttcagtaatgacacgagtaatgatggaattccggattttccatcattagcggcccttacacgagcattaaaaatgtcattttaaatgatgtcatttaaattatgtaattcaaatttgtttgaaatttcgtcattagtgcaccattacacgttcattaaaatgacattattttttattaatgacatttttaatgactcgtgtaatggCCgctattaccaacattatttcttcttatttttttttgtggcgctgaatatctttagaactatacgcgaaaaaatgacaaagtgtagatttaaattattaatattaacgtttcaatggcaaatcaaatttattttcagctaaacgaaaataaaaatattgctattgctattgctttagtagttacaaatactcatcattagcggcccttacacgatcattaaaagtgtcattactaagtaatgacacctctgctcaaacgctcgtcattattgcattactgtacatcattactttttagcattacacgttcattattaatgatgagtatttgtaactactccagcaatagcaacagcaatatttttattttcgtttagctgaaaataaatttgatttgccattgaaacgttaagattaatgaaacattaacaatttaaatctatactttgtcattttttcgcgtatagttctaaagatattcagcacttccacaaaaaaataagaagaagaaataatgttggtaatagcgtcccttacacgatcattaaaagtgtcattactaagtaatgacacttctgctcaaacgctcgtcattactgcattactgtacatcattaccttttagcattacacgttcattattaattatgagtatttgtaactactccagcaatagcaatagcaatatttttattttcgtttagctgaaaataaatttgatttgttattgaaacgttaaaattaatgaaatattaacaatttaaatctacactttgtcattttttcgcgtatagttctaaagatattcagcacttccacaaaaaataagaagaagaaataatgttggtaatgatggaaaatccggaattccatcattactcgtgtcattactgaactcgtagaccttacacgatcattaaaagtgtcactattttttagtaatgacacttttaaaaaTCGTGTGAGGGCCgctattaataatgaacgtgtaatgctaaaaagtaatgatgtacagtaatgcagtaatgacgagcgtttgagcagaagtgtcattacttagtaatgacactttaatgatcgtgtaagggccgctatttactcagtgctacaaatggtaaaattagctcgagtgagtaaacattactcaatatcattcgaATTGAATAAGGGATTCGAATAAGGAATTCTTTGCTTTAAACAAATACTGACTTACTTCTATCCTGAGGGGGATGACAGTATTGAATTAATTCTGATTTCGAAGAAAAAGTTAGTCTGGCAACGAAAAATTTACTTCAAAGGACTACTATAACATCGAAATACtttttattctttattattGCAAACAAGAGACGAAATATCCAAATGCATCCATATGCAAATATCCACATGCATAAACATATCCCTTTGCCAATTAAATGTGAAATTAACAACAagaatttatgataaaactaaatttatgaaaaatgtcaaaatatgaACCAAATCCATTCTCCTAAAACTATATTATTCAGAACATCATTTTCAAATCTTTGCTTCGACAAACTTCTTGTGTTTGAAAACGAAAAATTCTGTCTGTCGAGCAACGTTCGGTTTGATTCGAAATCATCCAAACAAATGTAGATTTATTCAAATGTACAACCGTTATggtttcgaaatatttgaaaaatattgttcGGCTTCACATTACACGAGTCTTTTACGATAAATTCTGTTCCAGCCTCCGGACATATTTCGTCTCCGTTGTAGACGGTCTCTTCATGTTCCTCATTTTCCACCGTCGGCACACGAACAAACTCAAAATGTCCACAGCTTGAGTGTGGCTTTTCTTTAGGTTTTCGCAAATGTATGCTCTCGTTGAAAATGATCTGAAAGTAATGTATTCCTAGATTTACAAGTTTTTGGTATGCAGCATACCTACTGCCTTCAATAATGGATACTATTTCGTCATCTGTTGGAAAATATGTTTAAACTTGGCTTGATGTATTCGAAAGAAGTGGGAAAATCAATTCTTCTTTCCGCTTGTACATAATTTCttcttttgcttcgattttATTCAATCGAGACTTAAATGATTGCATTGTGAAATTTACTACTGTGGATTCAGTTGAGGTGAATGATCGCGCTTGTCTAAAAAAGCTTTCGCATGCTTGGTCTTGCAAACAAGAAATTTTGAATGGGATATTATCATCACGACAACTCAATAAACCGACCCATTTTCTTCAAATACCGCTGATAAATTCTAACGTTTGGTGATATAGTATTTGAATTTTCAAACTCGTACGCCGACTTACCGCTCTGAACAAATTTATatgtgaaaaaatcaatttctagTTCTGTGTATCTTCGTCCCTTTTTAGAACGATTTCCAATACGATTTTCACATTGTGATAGTATTGCTGTAATATCTGATGAACCACGTTCAAATGTTTTAGCCTTCAGAACATTGACACTGCTGTCGGCTATATCACAGTGTCGATTTAgtttaaataatcgacattttcttcgaaaatttcGCATTTCTTTTCGACATATTCTACTTCGAATGTTTCAGGTACAATAAGAGCTTGCTTTGGAGCATGATTATCATCTTATTGCTCATAATTCACGGGAAATTCCTCATCTGTAGACTTACTGGGAGTTGGGCGTTTTCTGGACCGTGTCATATTTTCAGTACACTTATCATTATGCTTGGTTTTgacgtgaaaaaaaaagtttgataatTTCCATGTACCACTTCTTTCTGgacgaatagtaacaaaatatttcctttaaaataaagcattgtaaaacaaaaattttccatTTGTCGGGGCTCCAGCTCGAAGAATTGATGTTAAATTTCTAGCACCAATTAATAAAGTGTTGGAGTATACTAGAGCATTGGTAATATATGGTAAAGGAAAATATAACGGCTAACTTTAGTTGCAAAATAAAGTAATCAGCGCATTGATAATGTTTGCATGTTGAACATGCTTCAAATCTCTAaatctttacttaattttattATACCTACCATTATCATAAGAAGTAATAGGATTGTTAGGATTGAactaattcaaataattttcagaGCAACTGTGCTAGCAGCCTGAAACTGGAAATATATTTCCTTATTTAATATGCATACAATTCACGCATTGCatttataacttacaaattCAGTTTTCTCGCATGTATTTAATTCTTTCGAACATGAATTTATTTCACCGCTTGTCATCAATGACATTGTTGTATGTGTTGTCATAGCAGTAACTATGCAACACAAGcaaatttttcatttcttttaaAATCTAGATAAATTGATGATATACCCAAGGTGATCTAAAAAGCGAGGCTTACTTTGCATATTCCCATTAAGTGATGAAAAATGACGCATATGAGTAATGCGAAGCGAAGTAAATTTTTAATTGGTAATTAGGGAATGAATTACTGTCTTTCCCCTCATTCTATCCAACGAACGAAGGAAGCCGCTACCTGCTCATCGGTCATTGGAAAGGATCCGTCTGCCTTCCTCCGTTCCGCCTCCGACAAAAGGAAAAGTTCAGTGAACATAAATTTTCACGCAACGTTTTCAAAGCTCTGTGAGTAAAACTggttgtcaatttagaaactgagtcgaagttacttattcttctaaatcaatattacttagagcaaattcagcagctgcaagattcatatgggtggtctataatgtaaatgaaactgaaataaacgtatccccagcaatccagtttagtttcatttattcgaccagttctactgtcaaagttaaaactggtatacactgccgttctattttttttttgtatatccgaaacacagataaatcgctgctggggctgtcagtttattttgttataattcctagatttaaattttaaaactgacataaattatgcatctagaactagaacactcctgaatatgcccttagtttttgacatttgaactaaataagcaaaagtgagtatAAATTATTCTCTTGaaagtaacattgaatgagcgtgtaaTAATTTTTTGACAGCGTGTAAGCATAtgaactaaacaaaaaaaaaagaatcagagAAAAACATTGTGTTATTTTGGAGTATACATGAACAAAATGATTTGATCGTAAAATACATTATACAAAATTAGTAACTAttaaaaatgtcaaaatcaCTGGTTAAAAAGGCGTTAATTTTAGCGGAAGAAGGTTTGAATTGTTCTGAAAGGGAGAAAAATAAGGAAGGTAGGTGAGTGTGATTTCAATCAAAAAATGTtatcaatttcacacatttctttaGAGAAACACAATCGAATGTCATCGCATCAGGCATCATTGAAAAAGGTTGGCAAACGAAGACACAATATTTCTAAAGAAGTATCGAAACAGCGTGGAAATTTTACAATAATGGAAGCACGAAAAATGTTACAATCTCGTAAAGATAATACCGAAGATAACATTCGGAAACTGTTGTTGCTAAGTTCCACAGGCGTTGAAAAAAATGCTAGTGCCAAGGTAAGTTTTCGGTTTGTCTGAAGTAAAACTATTATATGCATCCGTTTACAGTTGGTTAAAAGAGCTCAGACGGGGCGATATGTGGTAGAAGCGAAGGAATTTATGACACAGCAAGGACAAGAACAAGGCGTTTTTAGCGAAGAAGATTTCACTGCATTTGAAAAAGAGCTTGAGCGAATAAGTTAAAATAGTAGTTTATTGTTCCAGTAATTTTTAATATCTTTGATTTGAACTATCACAACTCCTTCAAATTAAAGGTGGGACTTCGCTTTCATCGAAATTATTACcattgtttgtttgttcaaaaTTATCACCTTTATCTGAGTTTGTTCTGACAATAGTTTTGTAGTCTACAGTTCCACTCAACTGGTTTGTTCTTGGCTGACATTGATTCGAATGTCGatctgaagcaaaaaaaaaaaataaataaataaataacccccggtgaacgaccaaaaggttaaagccggggtaaaataaatgatattaataataataataataaaataaatatcaaataaaTTACGGTCACGCATTATCCTACCTTTCTTCTGTGATAAGTTGAAGCATACGTTAAGTCGATTAAGCTTAGGCATAATGATAAGTAGATGTCCAGTAATCGATGAACGTTGGCATAAGGATGTATCCGTTTTTACTTCATCATTTAAAGCCATCTGAAAAATCTTTCCTTTTATTGTTGCTCTTACGTAATTAGGCTGAACGTCCACCTGAACATAAGAACTGTCCAAATACCTGTAATTCATTCATTAGTAAACATATAAGCAAATCCAATGTTTATCTACATTACTTATAAATATGTATGTTCACTTCATATCGGTCGTCCTCGTCACGAAAATCAAATTGGATTTTTGGTTCATTTATACTGTATGGTCTTCCACATTCGGCAAATAATATTCGTTTCCTTTTTTCTACACGTGCACCTTCATCTAAACTCAAGCTGGGTTTTTCTTTCGAACGTTTTGAATGTTTTGCCATTAAGTTTCGCGTTTCAGGACAATGTTCACTTTTCTGCTGCCAGAACTGGGTTGCTCGTTCTTCTTCGTCTAATTCTCTAACACTATCTTCTTGATCGCGAATTGTTTGATTCACCCGAACTTTTTGTTCGTCTCGTTCGAACTTGTATTTGAGTTCAGACTGGACAATCTGACTTCGATTctctttaaaaaattttccagcGTTCAATCGATCGGTTCGAGTTATTTCTTCTCCGTCGAGCATAGCAATTTGTGGTAGGGTGAAAATTACAAAATCTCTGTACCCAAGGAAGTCAGTACATGGATTACCAGTAAGGTACAATTCTCTCAGGTTGTAATTGTTTTTAAGAGATTCCACACTGGTCAACTCGCCTATGAAATTGAGAGTTAAGTCTAACTTATGAAGCGATTCTAGTCCTGATAGGTTCTCTATCCGTTCGATGTTGTTGATAGCTAAATTGAGATATTCGAGCTTTTTTAGCATGtttagattttcaattttcggtatAAGGTTTGATTGCAGCAGGAGGATTTTCAGCTCACGGCACCATCGGTCAATATGTTCGATTTTTTCGATGTCCTCCTGATGCAAGGAAAGTTCTTCCAATGTACCGATTACTAGTTCGTTGTGCTCGGAA
This genomic window contains:
- the LOC131432700 gene encoding uncharacterized protein LOC131432700 codes for the protein MSYDAFDEFSCLEGCDQFNAGIACLCEVQFFGTTSTGVCSEEDFYTSAAGTVFRRDHLSVSESDSDNMSNIKISQIDNTVMTLGGRIANGPADATHLIMTRVTLVKLSIRNVI
- the LOC131428234 gene encoding uncharacterized protein LOC131428234 → MSKSLVKKALILAEEGLNCSEREKNKEEKHNRMSSHQASLKKVGKRRHNISKEVSKQRGNFTIMEARKMLQSRKDNTEDNIRKLLLLSSTGVEKNASAKLVKRAQTGRYVVEAKEFMTQQGQEQGVFSEEDFTAFEKELERIS
- the LOC131428233 gene encoding protein tilB; protein product: MVRITEQLIRKRSEHNELVIGTLEELSLHQEDIEKIEHIDRWCRELKILLLQSNLIPKIENLNMLKKLEYLNLAINNIERIENLSGLESLHKLDLTLNFIGELTSVESLKNNYNLRELYLTGNPCTDFLGYRDFVIFTLPQIAMLDGEEITRTDRLNAGKFFKENRSQIVQSELKYKFERDEQKVRVNQTIRDQEDSVRELDEEERATQFWQQKSEHCPETRNLMAKHSKRSKEKPSLSLDEGARVEKRKRILFAECGRPYSINEPKIQFDFRDEDDRYEVNIHIYKYLDSSYVQVDVQPNYVRATIKGKIFQMALNDEVKTDTSLCQRSSITGHLLIIMPKLNRLNVCFNLSQKKDRHSNQCQPRTNQLSGTVDYKTIVRTNSDKGDNFEQTNNGNNFDESEVPPLI